Proteins co-encoded in one Pongo pygmaeus isolate AG05252 chromosome 23, NHGRI_mPonPyg2-v2.0_pri, whole genome shotgun sequence genomic window:
- the SLC16A8 gene encoding monocarboxylate transporter 3 isoform X1: MGAGGPRRGEGPPDGGWGWVVLGACFVVTGFAYGFPKAVSVFFRALMRDFGAGYSDTAWVSSIMLAMLYGTGPVSSILVTRFGCRPVMLAGGLLASAGMILASFATRLLELYLTAGVLTGRLVDALKNYEIIFYLAGSEVALAGVFMAVATNCCLRCAKAAPSGPGAEGGASDTEGAEAEGDSEPLPVVAEEPGNLEALEVLSAQGEPTEPEMEARPRLAAESV; the protein is encoded by the exons ATGGGCGCTGGCGGCCCCCGGCGGGGCGAGGGCCCCCCAGACGgcggctggggctgggtggtGCTGGGCGCCTGCTTTGTGGTCACCGGCTTCGCCTACGGCTTCCCGAAAGCCGTGAGCGTCTTCTTCCGCGCGCTCATGCGCGACTTCGGCGCCGGCTACAGCGACACGGCCTGGGTGTCCTCCATCATGCTGGCCATGCTCTACGGCACGG GCCCCGTGTCCAGCATCCTCGTGACCCGCTTTGGCTGTCGCCCGGTGATGCTGGCGGGTGGGCTGCTGGCTTCCGCGGGCATGATCCTAGCTTCCTTTGCCACGCGCCTCCTGGAGCTCTACCTGACCGCTGGGGTGCTCACAG gccgCCTGGTGGATGCGCTGAAGAACTACGAGATCATCTTCTACCTGGCCGGCTCTGAGGTGGCCCTGGCCGGGGTCTTCATGGCTGTCGCCACCAACTGCTGCCTGCGTTGTGCTAAAGCTGCCCCGTCAGGCCCAGGTGCTGAGGGCGGAGCCAGTGACACTGAGGGCGCTGAGGCTGAAGGGGACTCTGAGCCCCTGCCTGTCGTCGCAGAGGAACCCGGCAACCTGGAGGCCCTGGAGGTGCTCAGCGCCCAGGGCGAGCCCACAGAACCAGAAATGGAGGCGAGGCCAAGGCTGGCTGCCGAGTCTGTGTAA
- the SLC16A8 gene encoding monocarboxylate transporter 3 isoform X4 → MAVATNCCLRCAKAAPSGPGAEGGASDTEGAEAEGDSEPLPVVAEEPGNLEALEVLSAQGEPTEPEMEARPRLAAESV, encoded by the coding sequence ATGGCTGTCGCCACCAACTGCTGCCTGCGTTGTGCTAAAGCTGCCCCGTCAGGCCCAGGTGCTGAGGGCGGAGCCAGTGACACTGAGGGCGCTGAGGCTGAAGGGGACTCTGAGCCCCTGCCTGTCGTCGCAGAGGAACCCGGCAACCTGGAGGCCCTGGAGGTGCTCAGCGCCCAGGGCGAGCCCACAGAACCAGAAATGGAGGCGAGGCCAAGGCTGGCTGCCGAGTCTGTGTAA
- the SLC16A8 gene encoding monocarboxylate transporter 3 isoform X3 encodes MDLTGRGGRLVDALKNYEIIFYLAGSEVALAGVFMAVATNCCLRCAKAAPSGPGAEGGASDTEGAEAEGDSEPLPVVAEEPGNLEALEVLSAQGEPTEPEMEARPRLAAESV; translated from the exons ATGGATCTGACGGGCAGAGGAG gccgCCTGGTGGATGCGCTGAAGAACTACGAGATCATCTTCTACCTGGCCGGCTCTGAGGTGGCCCTGGCCGGGGTCTTCATGGCTGTCGCCACCAACTGCTGCCTGCGTTGTGCTAAAGCTGCCCCGTCAGGCCCAGGTGCTGAGGGCGGAGCCAGTGACACTGAGGGCGCTGAGGCTGAAGGGGACTCTGAGCCCCTGCCTGTCGTCGCAGAGGAACCCGGCAACCTGGAGGCCCTGGAGGTGCTCAGCGCCCAGGGCGAGCCCACAGAACCAGAAATGGAGGCGAGGCCAAGGCTGGCTGCCGAGTCTGTGTAA
- the SLC16A8 gene encoding monocarboxylate transporter 3 isoform X2, with protein MRDFGAGYSDTAWVSSIMLAMLYGTGRLVDALKNYEIIFYLAGSEVALAGVFMAVATNCCLRCAKAAPSGPGAEGGASDTEGAEAEGDSEPLPVVAEEPGNLEALEVLSAQGEPTEPEMEARPRLAAESV; from the exons ATGCGCGACTTCGGCGCCGGCTACAGCGACACGGCCTGGGTGTCCTCCATCATGCTGGCCATGCTCTACGGCACGG gccgCCTGGTGGATGCGCTGAAGAACTACGAGATCATCTTCTACCTGGCCGGCTCTGAGGTGGCCCTGGCCGGGGTCTTCATGGCTGTCGCCACCAACTGCTGCCTGCGTTGTGCTAAAGCTGCCCCGTCAGGCCCAGGTGCTGAGGGCGGAGCCAGTGACACTGAGGGCGCTGAGGCTGAAGGGGACTCTGAGCCCCTGCCTGTCGTCGCAGAGGAACCCGGCAACCTGGAGGCCCTGGAGGTGCTCAGCGCCCAGGGCGAGCCCACAGAACCAGAAATGGAGGCGAGGCCAAGGCTGGCTGCCGAGTCTGTGTAA
- the SLC16A8 gene encoding monocarboxylate transporter 3 isoform X5 — protein MGAGGPRRGEGPPDGGWGWVVLGACFVVTGFAYGFPKAVSVFFRALMRDFGAGYSDTAWVSSIMLAMLYGTGPVSSILVTRFGCRPVMLAGGLLASAGMILASFATRLLELYLTAGVLTGLGLALNFQPSLIMLGLYFERRRPLANGLAAAGSPVFLSALSPLGQQLLERFGWRGGFLLLGGLLLHCCACGAVMRPPPGPGSRPRRDSAGDRAGDAPGEAEADGAGLQLREAPPRARPRRRLLDLAVCTDRAFAVYAVTKFLMALGLFVPAILLVNYAKDAGVPDTDAAFLLSIVGFVDIVARPACGALAGLARLRPHVPYLFSLALLANGLTDLSSARARSYGALVAFCVAFGLSYGMVGALQFEVLMAAVGAPRFPSALGLVLLVEAVAVLIGPPSAGRLVDALKNYEIIFYLAGSEVALAGVFMAVATNCCLRCAKAAPSGPGAEGGASDTEGAEAEGDSEPLPVVAEEPGNLEALEVLSAQGEPTEPEMEARPRLAAESV, from the exons ATGGGCGCTGGCGGCCCCCGGCGGGGCGAGGGCCCCCCAGACGgcggctggggctgggtggtGCTGGGCGCCTGCTTTGTGGTCACCGGCTTCGCCTACGGCTTCCCGAAAGCCGTGAGCGTCTTCTTCCGCGCGCTCATGCGCGACTTCGGCGCCGGCTACAGCGACACGGCCTGGGTGTCCTCCATCATGCTGGCCATGCTCTACGGCACGG GCCCCGTGTCCAGCATCCTCGTGACCCGCTTTGGCTGTCGCCCGGTGATGCTGGCGGGTGGGCTGCTGGCTTCCGCGGGCATGATCCTAGCTTCCTTTGCCACGCGCCTCCTGGAGCTCTACCTGACCGCTGGGGTGCTCACAG GCCTGGGCCTGGCCCTCAACTTCCAGCCGTCGCTCATCATGCTGGGGCTGTACTTCGAGCGGCGGCGGCCTCTGGCCAACGGGCTGGCGGCGGCGGGCAGCCCAGTGTTCCTGTCCGCGCTGTCGCCGCTCGGCCAGCAGCTGCTGGAGCGCTTCGGCTGGCGCGGCGGTTTCCTGCTGCTCGGCGGGCTCCTGCTGCACTGCTGCGCCTGCGGGGCTGTCATGAGGCCGCCGCCCGGGCCAGGCTCGCGACCGCGCAGGGACAGCGCCGGCGACCGCGCCGGGGACGCTCCGGGCGAGGCGGAGGCTGACGGTGCGGGGCTGCAGCTGCGCGAGGCACCCCCCAGGGCCCGGCCCCGCCGGCGCCTGCTGGACTTGGCAGTGTGCACAGACCGCGCCTTCGCCGTGTACGCCGTCACCAAGTTCCTGATGGCGCTCGGGCTCTTCGTCCCCGCCATCCTGCTGGTGAACTACGCCAAGGACGCGGGCGTGCCCGACACCGACGCCGCCTTCCTGCTGTCCATCGTGGGCTTCGTGGACATCGTGGCGCGGCCGGCGTGCGGCGCCCTGGCGGGCCTGGCGCGTCTGCGACCGCACGTCCCGTATCTGTTCAGCCTGGCCCTGCTGGCCAACGGGCTCACGGACCTGAGCAGCGCGCGCGCGCGCTCCTACGGCGCCCTCGTCGCCTTCTGCGTCGCCTTCGGCCTCTCCTACGGCATGGTGGGGGCGCTGCAGTTCGAGGTGCTCATGGCGGCTGTGGGCGCGCCCCGCTTCCCCAGTGCGCTGGGCCTGGTGTTGCTCGTGGAGGCCGTGGCTGTGCTCATCGGACCGCCCTCTGCCG gccgCCTGGTGGATGCGCTGAAGAACTACGAGATCATCTTCTACCTGGCCGGCTCTGAGGTGGCCCTGGCCGGGGTCTTCATGGCTGTCGCCACCAACTGCTGCCTGCGTTGTGCTAAAGCTGCCCCGTCAGGCCCAGGTGCTGAGGGCGGAGCCAGTGACACTGAGGGCGCTGAGGCTGAAGGGGACTCTGAGCCCCTGCCTGTCGTCGCAGAGGAACCCGGCAACCTGGAGGCCCTGGAGGTGCTCAGCGCCCAGGGCGAGCCCACAGAACCAGAAATGGAGGCGAGGCCAAGGCTGGCTGCCGAGTCTGTGTAA